One window from the genome of Aricia agestis chromosome 6, ilAriAges1.1, whole genome shotgun sequence encodes:
- the LOC121727545 gene encoding serine protease inhibitor 77Ba-like, protein MIREVILFMCLVTVHGYNFCSTNNSIAAFKRPTYEFSLNILYRVAEQEDYHFAYSPISTWLQLVSLALGARGETSSELQNVTRYIKNKCFQRKYFQENHRLRKNLVALTEKSSFVVVHKLVGVKRKYINLINTCRISKVLPVNFDEPERAATLTNGLIERNTRGVIKQGVYVDDFENKLLFLTDNGYFKSNWLHPFDPLFTSEETFYSERNEDVGKVRMMSQLNYFRIAKIPKINAEVLELPFNTRRKMSMLIALPIDGAIGDLLYAFKGVTLRTIFNLNRRRKELVLVKLPRFRIDTELSNLAELLNDMGLQKIFYPELSDFGGISNTKLFVSLIAQQTRVEVTEEGARAMYNSPDFLVKGNQTRKFEANRPFAFFIVDKVTEIILFAGMYSNAAVY, encoded by the coding sequence ATGATTCGCGAAGTGATTTTGTTTATGTGCCTAGTGACAGTGCATGGGTACAATTTCTGCAGCACCAACAACTCTATAGCTGCATTCAAGAGACCCACATACGAGTTTTCCTTGAACATCCTGTATAGAGTAGCTGAACAGGAGGACTACCACTTCGCTTACTCCCCCATCTCGACCTGGCTCCAGCTAGTCTCCCTAGCTCTAGGAGCCCGGGGCGAAACGAGTTCAGAGCTCCAGAACGTCACAAGATACATAAAAAACAAATGCTTCCAACGCAAATATTTCCAAGAGAACCATCGCCTCAGAAAAAATTTGGTCGCGCTCACTGAAAAATCTAGTTTCGTAGTGGTACATAAGTTAGTGGGTGTCAAACGGAAATATATCAATTTGATAAACACGTGCAGAATAAGTAAAGTGTTGCCGGTAAATTTCGACGAACCGGAAAGAGCAGCGACTCTCACCAACGGCCTGATTGAGAGGAACACCAGAGGCGTAATCAAGCAGGGGGTCTACGTAGATGATTTTGAAAACAAGCTCCTCTTCTTGACCGACAACGGCTATTTCAAGAGCAACTGGCTCCATCCGTTCGATCCGTTATTCACGAGCGAGGAAACGTTCTACTCCGAACGCAATGAAGACGTCGGGAAAGTGAGAATGATGTCCCAACTCAACTATTTTCGGATAGCAAAAATCCCGAAAATCAACGCTGAAGTTCTGGAGCTGCCCTTCAACACTCGTCGAAAAATGTCCATGTTGATCGCTTTGCCTATAGACGGGGCGATTGGAGACCTACTTTACGCATTCAAAGGTGTGACACTTCGGACAATATTCAATCTGAACAGGCGCAGAAAGGAGCTAGTCCTAGTCAAGTTGCCGAGATTCCGAATAGACACGGAGCTGTCCAATCTTGCGGAACTCTTGAACGATATGGGCTTGCAGAAGATTTTCTACCCCGAATTATCTGACTTTGGCGGGATAAGTAACACCAAATTGTTTGTGTCCTTGATCGCTCAGCAGACGAGAGTGGAAGTGACGGAAGAGGGGGCAAGGGCGATGTATAATTCCCCAGATTTCTTGGTGAAAGGGAACCAAACGCGGAAGTTCGAAGCCAATCGTCCCTTCGCGTTTTTCATCGTGGACAAAGTTACTGAGATAATACTCTTTGCGGGGATGTACAGTAATGCGGCGGTTTATTGA